The following coding sequences are from one Saprospiraceae bacterium window:
- the cas6 gene encoding CRISPR-associated endoribonuclease Cas6: protein MRIHLKLSKNIQPVDFSYQQKQVGTIHKWLGINEIHDQMSLYSFSWLKGGRKVDEHLDFSHGASFFISFYETTRLKDIIKGIQAEPELFYAMSVTDITIQEVPIFETKQRFMAESPIFLKYSKDRKSTYYYFNDSESNDILTNNAKHKLRKAGLSDEGVNVYFEKDYPTAYTKGTTFKGIFTKGSVCPIIVEGSPEQIAFIWDVGIGNSTGIGFGSLSKMD from the coding sequence ATGAGAATACATTTGAAATTATCTAAAAATATTCAACCTGTTGATTTTAGTTATCAACAAAAACAAGTCGGAACTATTCATAAATGGCTTGGAATAAATGAAATTCATGATCAAATGTCACTTTATTCCTTTTCATGGTTAAAGGGCGGCAGAAAAGTTGATGAACATTTAGATTTTAGTCATGGGGCTAGCTTCTTTATAAGCTTTTATGAGACCACTAGGTTAAAGGATATTATTAAAGGAATTCAGGCCGAACCCGAATTATTTTATGCTATGTCTGTTACTGACATTACCATTCAAGAAGTACCAATCTTTGAGACTAAACAGAGATTTATGGCAGAAAGTCCCATTTTTTTGAAATATTCAAAGGATAGAAAGTCAACTTATTATTACTTTAATGATTCTGAAAGTAATGACATCCTAACAAATAATGCAAAACACAAATTGCGAAAAGCAGGATTATCAGATGAAGGTGTGAATGTCTACTTTGAAAAAGACTATCCTACAGCATATACTAAAGGTACAACGTTTAAGGGAATATTTACAAAAGGCTCAGTTTGTCCTATAATCGTAGAAGGCTCTCCAGAGCAAATAGCTTTCATATGGGATGTTGGAATAGGAAATAGTACAGGAATAGGGTTTGGTTCTCTTTCAAAAATGGATTAA
- a CDS encoding IS30 family transposase produces MYKQITYPQRVLIEQFKRQGMSIIQIAVELGYHRSTIYRELDRNSSPGSYKLYGSARAQDRSEQRAQGKGRKNKITSDLKSKVDQLLKIKWSPEQIEGRANIDKYERVSKECIYQYVYEDKRKGGDLWSNLRHSHRSRRRRKNTYKQRGIIKNRVCIEDRPKIVESQKRYGDWEGDTIVGKNHKSQIASMVERKSLFVKIIKLESKEAKFTAKTISCKLKNIKTYAIQLH; encoded by the coding sequence ATGTATAAACAAATCACCTACCCTCAAAGGGTATTAATTGAACAATTTAAAAGGCAAGGAATGAGCATTATTCAGATTGCTGTGGAATTAGGATATCATAGAAGCACTATATATCGGGAACTCGATAGAAACTCTTCACCTGGTTCATACAAGTTATATGGAAGCGCAAGAGCTCAGGATCGGAGTGAACAGAGAGCACAAGGAAAGGGAAGGAAGAATAAAATTACAAGCGATCTTAAAAGCAAAGTGGATCAATTACTTAAAATCAAGTGGAGCCCAGAGCAAATCGAAGGTCGAGCGAATATTGATAAGTATGAAAGGGTTAGTAAAGAGTGCATATATCAATATGTATATGAAGATAAAAGGAAAGGAGGTGATCTATGGAGTAATTTAAGACATTCCCACAGAAGTAGGCGAAGACGCAAAAATACCTATAAACAAAGGGGAATTATCAAAAACAGAGTATGTATTGAAGATAGACCAAAGATTGTTGAATCTCAAAAAAGGTATGGAGATTGGGAAGGAGATACTATAGTAGGAAAGAATCATAAGTCCCAAATTGCCAGTATGGTGGAAAGAAAATCCTTGTTTGTCAAGATCATTAAGCTGGAGTCCAAAGAAGCTAAATTCACAGCCAAAACAATCAGTTGCAAATTGAAAAATATAAAAACTTATGCCATACAATTACATTAG
- a CDS encoding IS30 family transposase: protein MQIEKYKNLCHTITLDNGKENADHQTLAKALNTKIYFAHPYSAYERGCNENINGLIRQYLPKKSDFSMLKQTDLDRIESQINNRPRKKLGYKTPNEVFLNLVALKC from the coding sequence TTGCAAATTGAAAAATATAAAAACTTATGCCATACAATTACATTAGACAATGGAAAAGAAAATGCAGATCATCAAACATTGGCAAAAGCATTGAATACTAAGATATACTTTGCTCATCCATATTCCGCTTATGAAAGAGGTTGCAATGAAAATATCAATGGTTTAATACGACAATACTTGCCAAAAAAATCAGACTTTTCCATGCTCAAGCAAACTGACTTGGATCGAATTGAATCCCAAATAAATAATCGACCAAGAAAAAAATTAGGCTACAAAACACCAAATGAAGTATTTTTGAACCTTGTCGCACTTAAATGTTGA
- a CDS encoding HTH domain-containing protein has protein sequence MKGNVPVRVKRVLTLIQKLMQFPPKRIDALAERLNVSKSTIYKDIEVVRSIGMPLERDSRRRYYFSGTPEKAQAFTLGEKKEIISALKLGGLSAALQSKLKLKLGLETLVDTLEYAHVARQVSMLRILSHTVEGKSAVLLHGYRSVSVGSLNRDRVVIPLYLDERLMAIYAYVPDKSRVQIFKINRMEAVDPMDSIQLSNLPSDLPEIDAFGMAGKKELEVSLLLSRRAAALLTEENGMTKDKLVKYRENADYECRYVDRVCAYEGIGRFVLGLLHEIKVESDDGLKEYLASRIAAQKIF, from the coding sequence ATGAAAGGTAATGTGCCTGTACGGGTAAAAAGGGTCTTGACACTCATCCAGAAATTGATGCAGTTTCCCCCGAAGAGGATAGATGCATTGGCTGAACGTCTGAATGTGAGTAAAAGTACTATTTATAAAGATATCGAAGTGGTTCGATCTATAGGAATGCCTCTGGAGCGTGACAGTCGCAGGAGATACTATTTTTCAGGGACACCTGAAAAAGCTCAGGCTTTTACCCTTGGAGAGAAGAAAGAGATCATTTCTGCTCTAAAACTCGGAGGATTATCAGCTGCACTTCAGAGCAAACTGAAGTTAAAACTGGGCTTGGAGACATTGGTGGATACACTCGAATACGCACATGTGGCGCGTCAGGTGAGCATGCTCCGGATTCTATCCCATACTGTGGAGGGAAAGAGTGCAGTATTGTTGCATGGATACAGATCTGTAAGTGTGGGCAGTTTGAACCGAGACAGGGTCGTGATTCCCCTTTACCTTGACGAGCGGTTGATGGCAATCTATGCCTACGTACCCGACAAGAGCAGAGTCCAGATATTTAAAATCAACAGAATGGAGGCTGTAGATCCAATGGATAGTATTCAGTTGAGCAATTTGCCGTCAGATCTCCCGGAAATTGATGCTTTTGGGATGGCCGGCAAGAAGGAACTTGAGGTGAGTTTGCTTCTGTCCAGGCGAGCAGCTGCGCTGCTGACAGAGGAGAATGGGATGACGAAAGACAAGCTGGTGAAATATCGCGAGAATGCGGATTATGAATGTAGATACGTCGATAGGGTATGCGCCTATGAAGGAATCGGCAGGTTCGTATTAGGATTGCTCCATGAAATCAAAGTTGAGTCTGATGATGGATTGAAGGAATACCTTGCCTCCCGGATAGCTGCACAAAAAATTTTTTAA
- the cas1b gene encoding type I-B CRISPR-associated endonuclease Cas1 yields MKRSYYLFNDGRMSRKDNTLCFVARDKEGHEQPAKYIPIETIESMYVFGALDVNAALLNLLGQQSITLHFFDYYEHYTGSFMPKEYLLAGKMQIEQTKAYLNKKKRCHLASRFVEGAMYNIVKNLKYYDHRNRELDPYIKSIEDNVAQLGQSKDVPSIMGIEGICRQSYYQCWNQILPGFEMKERTRQPPSNEVNALISFGNMICYTLCLSTIYHTQLNPTISFLHEPGYRRYSLALDIAEIFKPILVDRLIFRVLNKKEIQSEDFDSKLNGCYLAAAGKKIFLKVWEEKLAETIKHRTLGKSVSFKQLIRLECYKISKYILGDTPEYEPFKIWW; encoded by the coding sequence ATGAAGCGTAGCTACTATCTATTCAATGACGGGCGCATGAGCCGCAAAGACAATACGCTTTGTTTTGTAGCTCGAGACAAAGAGGGCCATGAACAGCCTGCAAAGTATATCCCAATTGAGACCATCGAATCGATGTATGTTTTCGGAGCCTTAGATGTCAATGCAGCCTTACTCAACTTGCTTGGTCAGCAGAGTATAACTCTCCACTTTTTTGATTATTACGAGCACTATACCGGTTCATTTATGCCTAAAGAATATCTGTTAGCCGGTAAAATGCAGATAGAACAGACAAAAGCTTACCTCAACAAAAAGAAACGATGTCATCTTGCTTCCCGTTTTGTAGAAGGTGCTATGTATAATATCGTAAAAAATTTAAAGTACTATGACCACCGCAATCGAGAGCTTGATCCATATATTAAGTCTATTGAGGACAATGTCGCTCAACTGGGACAAAGCAAGGATGTACCATCTATCATGGGAATCGAGGGAATTTGCAGACAATCCTACTATCAGTGCTGGAATCAGATATTGCCAGGCTTCGAGATGAAGGAACGAACAAGGCAGCCACCTTCGAACGAAGTCAATGCACTGATTTCATTTGGCAACATGATATGTTACACGCTTTGCTTATCAACAATCTACCATACACAGCTTAATCCGACGATTAGTTTTCTGCATGAACCCGGCTACAGGAGATACTCACTTGCCCTGGACATTGCAGAGATATTCAAGCCAATCCTTGTGGACAGACTTATCTTCAGAGTACTCAACAAAAAAGAAATCCAGTCTGAGGATTTTGATAGCAAACTGAACGGATGCTATCTTGCTGCGGCAGGTAAGAAGATTTTTTTGAAAGTATGGGAAGAAAAACTTGCGGAAACCATTAAGCACAGGACCCTCGGTAAGAGTGTAAGTTTCAAACAATTGATAAGATTGGAATGCTACAAAATCTCAAAGTACATATTGGGAGATACTCCGGAATACGAACCCTTTAAAATTTGGTGGTAA
- a CDS encoding methyltransferase domain-containing protein, whose amino-acid sequence MFAVRFFGITLFFLFALACKHNLPSMSGGISRDIPVDSIAVPNHKDSTDSALRAQDRTIWQKPYMLIDMLGDLSDKVVADIGAGSGYFSFRFVHRAKKVIAIDIEPTLVEMMNTEETYYKPEIQLRFEARLATPDDPRLKDGEVDIIFISNTYPYIKNRRDYLHRLLNKFRSQGKIMIVDFKKKLSPIGPPQEERLSLADVEQDLIEAGYKLIVSDDTSLDYQYIIIASPL is encoded by the coding sequence ATGTTTGCAGTTCGATTTTTCGGAATCACGCTCTTCTTCCTGTTTGCATTGGCGTGCAAGCATAATCTACCTTCAATGTCCGGAGGGATTAGTCGGGATATCCCGGTCGATTCCATTGCTGTCCCCAATCATAAAGACAGCACAGATTCAGCATTGAGAGCGCAAGACCGCACGATATGGCAGAAGCCGTATATGTTGATCGATATGTTGGGTGACCTAAGTGATAAGGTAGTCGCTGATATAGGTGCAGGAAGTGGATATTTTTCATTTCGCTTTGTGCATAGGGCCAAAAAAGTAATTGCGATCGATATTGAGCCGACACTTGTAGAAATGATGAACACTGAAGAGACCTATTACAAGCCTGAAATCCAGCTGCGGTTTGAAGCGCGCCTCGCTACACCCGATGATCCGCGTCTAAAAGATGGAGAAGTGGATATCATATTTATCTCCAATACCTATCCTTACATCAAAAATCGGAGGGATTATCTACATCGGCTCCTCAATAAATTTCGATCTCAGGGTAAGATCATGATTGTTGATTTTAAAAAGAAACTCAGCCCGATCGGGCCACCACAGGAAGAACGCCTGTCACTCGCTGATGTTGAACAAGATCTCATCGAGGCTGGTTACAAGCTCATCGTTTCTGACGATACCAGTCTGGATTATCAATACATCATCATAGCGTCGCCTCTCTGA
- the cas2 gene encoding CRISPR-associated endonuclease Cas2, producing the protein MYVIAIYDVGEKRVAKMLKLCRQYLIWIQNSVFEGELTEVQILELKTKAKSVMNPGVDSFIIFSSRDSKWLYKEIIGKERNSTDNFL; encoded by the coding sequence ATGTATGTGATTGCAATATATGATGTAGGAGAAAAGCGGGTGGCCAAGATGTTGAAACTTTGCCGTCAATACCTGATTTGGATTCAAAACTCTGTTTTTGAAGGAGAGCTGACTGAAGTCCAAATCCTGGAATTAAAGACAAAAGCAAAATCCGTGATGAATCCCGGTGTGGACAGTTTCATCATTTTTAGCAGCAGGGATTCGAAGTGGTTATATAAAGAAATTATAGGGAAAGAGCGCAACAGTACCGACAACTTTCTGTAA
- a CDS encoding CRISPR-associated protein Cas7 — MNTIYIRTLKRAEHTVFCVADGQKTYYDSQFKKYIPFSSGQQVKRSLIDSLCDSIKQAPSPTTFLFDVNRQKELKEGEVYGTCDPTYADQLIGGWMKASKGGSERTLKRRSPLSISAMRALHPLLAGVEKEAGSFDRSERPNNVVIVRDENGNELTNEQIVEFLDGKDRSLSRKWLNSSDRVVGLFVVDFAIDLRRLFSVTINSFEPEMSKSTIEKLKNEGWIESSNVFGPSLTVPKELRQSWIKGLAKAIIDWRITSNQSRAFSLMDTLAISISDNANTIAGSIRAKLSEDDSKKADPIIDENLKGVETFITLQAGAFVLTKGEKVDALEKAEQHLINLMMAFDYENQ, encoded by the coding sequence ATGAATACAATTTATATTAGAACTTTAAAGAGAGCAGAACACACTGTATTTTGTGTTGCTGATGGACAAAAAACCTATTATGATTCGCAATTCAAAAAGTACATACCTTTTTCAAGTGGGCAACAAGTTAAAAGATCACTAATAGACAGCTTGTGTGATTCAATTAAACAAGCGCCTTCTCCAACTACTTTTTTATTTGATGTAAATAGGCAAAAAGAACTAAAGGAAGGAGAAGTGTATGGAACATGTGATCCAACTTATGCTGATCAGTTAATTGGAGGATGGATGAAAGCATCCAAGGGTGGTTCTGAAAGGACATTAAAAAGAAGAAGTCCACTTTCTATATCGGCAATGAGAGCTTTACATCCATTATTAGCAGGAGTCGAGAAAGAAGCAGGTTCTTTTGATAGAAGCGAAAGACCAAATAATGTTGTGATCGTAAGAGACGAAAATGGGAATGAATTAACAAATGAACAAATTGTCGAGTTTCTGGATGGAAAAGATAGAAGCTTGAGTCGTAAATGGTTGAATTCTTCAGACAGAGTTGTTGGATTATTTGTTGTAGATTTTGCTATTGATTTGAGGAGATTATTTTCTGTTACAATCAATTCTTTTGAACCAGAAATGAGTAAATCTACTATTGAGAAACTTAAAAATGAAGGATGGATTGAGTCATCTAATGTTTTTGGTCCTTCTCTCACCGTCCCTAAAGAATTAAGACAGAGTTGGATTAAAGGTTTAGCTAAAGCAATAATTGATTGGCGGATTACATCTAATCAATCACGTGCTTTTAGTTTGATGGATACACTTGCCATTTCAATAAGTGACAATGCAAATACCATAGCTGGAAGCATAAGAGCAAAATTGTCAGAGGATGATTCAAAAAAAGCAGATCCAATTATTGACGAAAATCTAAAAGGAGTCGAAACTTTTATAACGCTACAGGCTGGTGCTTTTGTACTTACAAAAGGTGAAAAAGTTGATGCTCTTGAAAAAGCTGAGCAACATCTCATCAACTTGATGATGGCATTTGATTATGAGAACCAATAA
- the cas4 gene encoding CRISPR-associated protein Cas4, translating to MTITATHVNYYHICHRKLWLFSNGIHMEHTSDIVTEGKLIGESTYMDRAVKYTELQLDGIKIDYYDARNKVVHEIKKSDKMEAAHEAQVKYYLYKLKQQGVDGATGILEYPKLRHTQQVILTEEDIRLIPCWEEEIELIIARSQIPNVIHKTICKKCSYYEFCYV from the coding sequence ATGACCATCACTGCTACTCACGTCAATTACTACCACATCTGCCATCGCAAGCTTTGGTTATTTTCCAATGGCATCCATATGGAGCACACTTCAGACATCGTCACTGAAGGTAAACTCATCGGCGAATCAACGTATATGGACAGAGCTGTCAAATATACAGAATTACAGCTTGACGGTATCAAGATAGACTATTATGATGCGCGCAATAAAGTGGTCCATGAAATAAAAAAGAGCGATAAGATGGAAGCTGCGCACGAGGCTCAAGTCAAATATTATCTGTACAAACTGAAGCAACAAGGTGTAGATGGTGCTACCGGCATACTCGAGTATCCAAAACTTAGGCATACGCAGCAAGTAATCTTGACAGAAGAAGATATCAGGTTGATCCCATGCTGGGAAGAAGAAATCGAATTGATCATCGCCCGGTCGCAGATACCTAATGTTATCCATAAAACCATCTGTAAAAAATGCAGCTACTATGAGTTTTGTTATGTATAA
- the cas3 gene encoding CRISPR-associated helicase Cas3', protein MEKLLAKSGPEWTSLEDHLHQVAISTVAFASFLGMSQELAYKGAILHDIGKAHHEFQKRLKSNAKPDKVFRHEIASLFFISLFPESEQNHLIEMVIGHHKSIKTGDGVGEQGILDLDNTEDYEDYHLGKWEDWSAKAIELLKQFGIKTREISRDQALDNLKNVVDYCRYQVKQKGYSEWRGLLMGADHFASALISLTEDELKNCFKQPNLNFYERIHPLYPLSQISAKSSKKHSLVVACTGAGKTDFLFRRCTGRVFYTLPFQASINAMFNRIGKDLAADNPNLDIRVLHASSSVIKRKGSVEEVALQSLFGSSIKILTPHQFASIAFGLKGYEALILDLKGCDVILDEIHTYTGVSQAIVIKLVEILKSINCKIHIGTATMPSILYNKILSLLGDDVLEISLPKKELEKFNRHKTFKISSFTDSYLIISQAITQKQKILIVLNRVSNAQKVYDEICQLYPSVDKMLLHSRYRRYDRNQKEKELIGLDVNGETISKFNTASDACIVVSTQIVEVSLDISFDVMITETAPLDALAQRFGRINRKRTLDTIGQVNNVFVIAPPDDIKLALPYNLEVLKRTFDVLNDGEIFEEKLLQEKIDQVFPSIDFMDIEEHSIFKSDGKISINKLTHRSKSILFELLNIDSVSCICEADLEEYDNSDFERRMELEIPIRYYNVAKMNQSLKGNKPYIIPDKAYSTELGLMASMIKEENFDFKYQLL, encoded by the coding sequence ATGGAAAAATTATTAGCAAAATCTGGTCCAGAGTGGACATCCTTAGAAGACCACTTGCATCAAGTAGCAATTTCAACTGTTGCTTTTGCTTCATTTCTAGGTATGTCACAAGAATTGGCATATAAAGGTGCTATTTTACATGATATAGGTAAGGCACACCATGAGTTTCAAAAAAGATTAAAATCGAATGCCAAACCCGATAAAGTTTTTAGACATGAGATTGCATCACTGTTTTTTATTTCACTTTTTCCTGAATCAGAGCAAAATCATTTAATTGAAATGGTGATTGGTCATCATAAATCTATAAAAACGGGGGACGGTGTTGGTGAGCAAGGTATTTTGGATTTAGATAATACCGAAGATTATGAAGATTATCATTTAGGCAAGTGGGAAGACTGGAGTGCTAAAGCAATTGAATTACTAAAACAATTTGGAATAAAAACAAGGGAAATTTCTAGAGATCAAGCTTTAGATAATCTAAAAAATGTGGTTGATTATTGTAGGTATCAAGTGAAACAAAAAGGCTATTCAGAATGGAGAGGTTTGTTAATGGGTGCAGATCATTTTGCATCTGCATTAATAAGTTTAACTGAAGACGAGCTAAAAAATTGTTTTAAGCAACCAAACTTAAATTTTTATGAAAGAATTCATCCGCTTTATCCTTTATCACAAATTTCCGCTAAATCAAGTAAAAAGCATAGTTTAGTGGTAGCATGCACTGGTGCAGGTAAGACAGATTTTCTGTTTAGAAGGTGTACAGGTAGGGTTTTTTATACTTTACCTTTTCAAGCATCAATTAATGCAATGTTTAATAGAATTGGTAAAGATTTAGCTGCGGATAATCCTAACCTAGATATTAGGGTGCTACATGCATCATCTTCGGTTATTAAAAGAAAAGGAAGTGTGGAAGAAGTAGCTTTACAGTCGCTATTTGGTTCATCTATAAAAATTTTAACCCCACATCAGTTTGCTTCAATTGCATTTGGCTTAAAAGGGTATGAAGCCTTGATATTAGACTTAAAAGGTTGTGATGTTATTTTAGATGAAATACATACATATACAGGAGTTTCGCAAGCAATTGTAATTAAACTTGTTGAAATTTTAAAAAGCATTAATTGTAAAATCCATATTGGAACTGCAACAATGCCATCTATACTTTACAATAAAATTTTAAGTTTATTGGGTGATGATGTGCTAGAAATAAGTTTACCAAAAAAGGAATTAGAAAAATTCAATAGGCATAAAACATTTAAAATAAGTTCATTTACAGATTCATATCTCATAATAAGTCAAGCAATTACTCAAAAACAAAAAATCTTGATTGTATTAAATAGGGTTTCTAACGCACAAAAAGTATATGATGAAATTTGTCAATTATACCCAAGTGTTGATAAGATGTTATTGCATAGTCGATATAGGCGATACGATAGAAATCAAAAAGAAAAGGAACTTATTGGATTGGATGTAAATGGTGAAACTATCAGCAAATTTAATACAGCTTCTGATGCATGCATTGTGGTCTCTACTCAAATTGTAGAAGTAAGTCTTGATATAAGTTTTGATGTAATGATTACTGAAACTGCACCACTTGATGCTCTAGCACAAAGATTTGGTCGAATTAATAGAAAAAGGACATTGGATACAATAGGCCAAGTAAATAATGTTTTCGTCATAGCGCCACCAGATGACATTAAATTGGCACTTCCATATAATTTGGAAGTACTTAAAAGAACTTTTGATGTTTTAAATGATGGTGAAATCTTTGAAGAAAAACTCTTACAGGAAAAAATTGATCAGGTGTTTCCAAGTATTGATTTTATGGATATAGAAGAGCATTCTATCTTCAAGTCAGATGGTAAAATATCTATAAACAAACTCACTCATAGAAGTAAATCAATACTTTTTGAATTATTAAATATTGATTCTGTTTCATGTATTTGCGAAGCCGACTTAGAAGAATATGACAATTCAGATTTCGAAAGAAGAATGGAGTTAGAAATTCCAATTAGATATTATAATGTAGCAAAAATGAATCAATCTTTAAAAGGAAATAAACCATATATTATACCTGATAAAGCATATTCAACAGAACTAGGTTTAATGGCTTCAATGATAAAGGAAGAAAATTTTGACTTTAAATATCAATTATTATGA
- a CDS encoding adenylosuccinate synthase: MPVDVILGLQWGDEGKGKIVDYLADRYKIVCRFQGGPNAGHTLYINGEKLVLHTIPSGIFREQVVNIIGNGVVADPITFRQEVNRVEPYAPHLKEKLFFSQKAHLILPTHRWIDLASENSKGKQKIGSTLRGIGPCYMDKTGRNGLRIGDIHQTGFRAKYRALKEKHLQFIRQFPEVEFDIHENEEAWFESLELIRQFQCLSTEYYLNDEIRHGAQILAEGAQGTMLDVDFGTYPFVTSSNTITAGVCTGLGVPPSSIREVIGIAKAYCTRVGSGPFPSELMDATGEQLRRAGNEFGSTTGRPRRCGWLDLLQLQYAVMINGVTGICLTKIDVLNDFEQVCLVDKYQLSNGELSEALPYSLEEVSSVKYSPFEGWKQSLSGFKTYAELPHSAQELIRAIELHSRCPINYVSTGPGREDLLIREATL, translated from the coding sequence ATGCCGGTAGATGTCATTTTGGGATTGCAATGGGGGGACGAAGGCAAAGGAAAAATCGTGGATTACCTGGCTGACAGGTACAAGATCGTGTGCAGATTCCAGGGAGGACCCAATGCCGGACATACTCTCTATATCAATGGAGAAAAGCTTGTGCTCCATACTATTCCTTCAGGGATATTTCGCGAGCAAGTGGTCAATATTATTGGTAACGGAGTCGTAGCTGATCCCATAACGTTCAGGCAGGAAGTTAATCGTGTAGAACCTTATGCTCCTCATCTCAAAGAAAAATTGTTTTTTTCACAGAAAGCTCATTTGATCCTACCGACACACAGGTGGATTGACCTCGCTTCAGAGAATTCCAAAGGAAAACAGAAGATTGGATCTACCCTGAGAGGCATTGGACCCTGTTACATGGACAAAACAGGACGCAACGGTCTCCGCATAGGTGACATCCATCAAACAGGCTTTAGAGCCAAATACAGGGCCCTCAAAGAAAAACATCTACAGTTCATACGACAGTTTCCTGAAGTCGAATTCGACATTCATGAAAATGAGGAAGCGTGGTTTGAATCTCTGGAGCTGATCAGGCAATTTCAATGTCTTTCTACTGAGTATTATCTCAATGATGAAATCAGACACGGCGCACAGATTCTGGCTGAAGGCGCTCAAGGCACGATGCTGGACGTAGATTTTGGTACCTACCCTTTTGTCACTTCGTCCAATACGATCACTGCAGGAGTCTGCACGGGATTGGGAGTACCGCCTTCCTCTATCCGGGAAGTCATTGGTATAGCCAAAGCATACTGCACCAGAGTGGGTTCAGGTCCCTTTCCATCAGAACTCATGGATGCTACCGGAGAGCAACTACGAAGAGCTGGCAATGAGTTTGGCTCTACAACCGGACGCCCGCGAAGATGCGGATGGCTGGATCTCCTGCAACTGCAATATGCTGTTATGATCAATGGAGTTACAGGGATTTGTTTGACCAAAATAGACGTTCTGAACGACTTTGAACAGGTCTGTCTGGTTGATAAGTACCAACTGTCCAATGGAGAGCTAAGTGAGGCCTTGCCCTATTCTTTAGAAGAAGTGAGCTCGGTAAAATACAGCCCTTTTGAAGGATGGAAACAATCTTTATCCGGCTTTAAAACTTATGCTGAGCTGCCCCATTCTGCCCAGGAATTGATTAGGGCTATAGAACTACATTCCCGTTGTCCAATAAATTATGTGTCCACTGGCCCAGGCCGCGAGGATCTACTCATCAGAGAGGCGACGCTATGA